A window from Aerococcus sp. Group 1 encodes these proteins:
- a CDS encoding alpha/beta fold hydrolase gives MSITIRHRWLGTIPLLECVPEDLVHKTLPLIIYYHGWRSHKELNLTAARRLARLGCRVIVPDAANHGERQVPVQGIPSQTFWQSIQSNLFEFSYIVDFFQRRQLASDQVAVAGVSMGGMTIFALLTQHPNIQAAAALMGTPQPLAYAERLYQHAKAAQRFMPDDYFKLIAWLENYDLSRHSERLGQRPLFIWHGRQDQRVPFDQTEAFVKENPAAHIHFLAEDAGHLVDIDTTKAMVNFFDQHFIRKDPSTIHT, from the coding sequence TTGTCCATCACTATCCGCCATCGTTGGCTAGGCACCATTCCCTTATTGGAATGTGTCCCCGAAGACCTAGTTCATAAGACTTTACCTTTAATCATTTACTACCACGGTTGGCGGTCGCACAAGGAATTAAACCTTACCGCTGCCCGCAGATTGGCTCGACTGGGTTGCCGAGTCATTGTGCCCGATGCCGCTAACCATGGTGAGCGCCAAGTGCCTGTTCAAGGTATTCCTTCCCAGACTTTCTGGCAAAGTATCCAGAGCAATCTCTTCGAATTTTCCTATATTGTCGACTTCTTTCAAAGACGCCAGCTAGCTAGTGACCAGGTGGCGGTTGCCGGGGTATCTATGGGTGGGATGACCATCTTTGCCCTCTTGACCCAGCACCCCAATATCCAAGCAGCGGCCGCCTTAATGGGAACTCCCCAACCCCTGGCCTATGCTGAACGTCTTTACCAACACGCCAAAGCCGCCCAGCGTTTTATGCCAGATGATTATTTCAAGCTCATCGCTTGGCTAGAAAACTATGACCTGTCTAGACACAGTGAGCGCTTAGGCCAACGTCCCTTATTTATCTGGCACGGCCGCCAAGACCAGCGCGTCCCCTTTGACCAGACGGAAGCCTTTGTTAAAGAGAACCCCGCTGCCCATATTCATTTTCTAGCGGAAGATGCCGGTCACCTGGTCGATATCGATACGACTAAGGCCATGGTCAATTTCTTCGACCAGCACTTTATTCGAAAAGACCCATCCACCATTCACACTTGA
- a CDS encoding aldo/keto reductase → MKTYKLSNSVEIPAIGFGTWKLEEGDMVVNAVSYALEVGYRHIDTAQYYGNEHGVGQAIKKSPVPREDIFLTTKVWNDKVGYEDTLASFEESLEKLGTDYVDLLLIHWPNPKPYREEPGYKERNAEVWRALETIYEKGQAKAIGLSNFLPYHLDALLESAKVIPMVNQIKLTPGLVQEDIVNYCKKHNILLEGYSPLGSGEIFDNEEVQAIADRLGYSVAQIALAWSLKHGFVPLPRSKTPENIKANLDVFDIQLTDRDMELLDTVADVEAPDPDSKPF, encoded by the coding sequence ATGAAAACCTATAAGTTATCTAATAGTGTTGAAATTCCTGCCATCGGTTTTGGTACCTGGAAATTGGAAGAAGGCGACATGGTGGTCAATGCCGTCAGCTATGCCTTGGAAGTGGGTTACCGCCATATCGATACTGCCCAATACTACGGCAATGAACATGGGGTGGGCCAAGCCATCAAAAAGAGTCCCGTGCCCCGGGAAGACATCTTCTTAACCACAAAAGTTTGGAACGATAAGGTCGGTTACGAAGATACCCTGGCCTCCTTTGAAGAATCCTTAGAAAAATTAGGCACAGACTATGTCGACCTGCTCCTCATCCACTGGCCTAATCCCAAACCTTATCGAGAAGAACCCGGCTATAAAGAACGGAACGCCGAAGTCTGGCGGGCTCTAGAAACTATCTATGAAAAAGGCCAAGCCAAGGCCATTGGGCTCTCTAACTTCCTCCCTTACCACCTGGACGCCCTCTTAGAATCCGCTAAGGTCATTCCTATGGTTAACCAAATTAAGTTAACCCCAGGTCTGGTTCAAGAAGATATCGTCAACTATTGCAAGAAACATAATATTCTCCTAGAAGGTTACAGCCCGCTTGGGTCAGGAGAGATCTTCGACAATGAAGAAGTTCAAGCCATTGCCGACCGCTTAGGCTATTCGGTAGCTCAAATTGCCCTGGCTTGGTCCTTAAAACATGGCTTTGTGCCACTCCCACGGTCTAAGACCCCAGAAAATATCAAAGCCAATTTAGATGTCTTTGATATCCAACTGACTGACCGCGATATGGAATTACTGGATACTGTCGCTGACGTCGAAGCCCCAGATCCTGATAGCAAACCCTTCTAA
- a CDS encoding S-ribosylhomocysteine lyase has protein sequence MAKVESFDLDHNKVKPPYVRVAGREEGEHGDQITKFDIRLVQPNEQAISTAALHTIEHMSAAYIRDYLDGVIDLSPMGCRTGFYLIMWGQAEPEEVAVAYTKVLRDIIKSDWSDVQGTEAVSCGNYRDHSLFGAQEWAKKILDQGFSKDPFDRQVVEVPED, from the coding sequence ATGGCAAAAGTTGAAAGTTTTGATTTAGACCACAATAAAGTGAAGCCCCCTTATGTACGGGTGGCTGGTCGTGAAGAGGGGGAACATGGTGACCAAATCACCAAGTTCGATATTCGTTTAGTCCAACCCAATGAACAAGCAATCTCTACTGCAGCCCTTCATACTATTGAGCATATGTCAGCGGCTTATATCCGTGACTATCTGGATGGGGTGATTGATCTATCCCCAATGGGCTGTCGGACCGGTTTCTATTTGATCATGTGGGGCCAAGCGGAACCCGAAGAAGTTGCGGTAGCTTATACTAAAGTGTTACGGGATATTATTAAGAGCGATTGGTCGGATGTCCAAGGAACCGAAGCGGTGTCCTGTGGGAATTACCGTGACCACTCCCTCTTTGGTGCCCAAGAGTGGGCCAAGAAGATCCTTGACCAAGGCTTCTCTAAAGATCCCTTTGACCGCCAAGTGGTCGAAGTGCCCGAAGATTAG
- a CDS encoding LacI family DNA-binding transcriptional regulator, with the protein MTTLKDIAKATGYSVSTISRVLREDSTLSVKSSTRQEITAVAQAMNYVIRGVSSQAYDILVIHKDDHFRDHIDNAYYFNMRFGIESIIHEYGYTCYFVPVSRLQQFKRTFDGVLLLGNFTKAEQKGIITAYRGYPIVTVCLMNFFPDHMDQVAYDIEKAMELLLGQVADEGYHSLVYVSGEEIDQARLTSSKEQILRAILPKYPTIDCQEIISIKQSSYSGTQAAKKFFSQRETLPEVIICSNDPIAFGFLGVMQDLKINIPILSINGDSYGEVTTPQLTSVDVKTEEIGQVAVERLLERLKEPQRPYQKVLIQPQMLLRQSHLP; encoded by the coding sequence ATGACAACTTTAAAGGATATTGCTAAGGCAACAGGTTATTCTGTATCAACGATTTCTAGAGTATTGAGAGAAGATTCTACCTTATCCGTTAAAAGCTCTACCCGTCAAGAGATCACGGCCGTCGCTCAAGCCATGAACTATGTCATACGTGGTGTCAGTAGCCAGGCCTATGATATTCTCGTCATTCATAAAGACGACCATTTCCGCGACCATATCGATAATGCTTATTATTTTAATATGCGTTTTGGAATTGAATCCATCATCCATGAATATGGGTACACTTGTTATTTTGTTCCCGTTAGCCGCTTACAACAGTTCAAACGGACTTTTGATGGCGTCCTATTATTGGGCAATTTTACTAAAGCAGAGCAAAAAGGAATCATCACTGCTTATCGAGGTTACCCCATTGTCACGGTTTGCTTAATGAATTTTTTCCCTGATCACATGGACCAGGTGGCCTATGATATTGAAAAAGCCATGGAACTTTTATTAGGCCAGGTGGCTGATGAAGGGTATCATTCCTTGGTTTATGTATCTGGTGAAGAAATTGATCAGGCCCGTTTGACCAGCAGTAAGGAACAAATTTTACGGGCTATCTTGCCGAAGTACCCGACCATTGACTGCCAAGAAATTATTTCCATCAAACAAAGTTCTTATTCCGGTACTCAAGCCGCCAAGAAATTTTTTAGTCAAAGAGAGACCTTGCCTGAGGTGATCATCTGTTCCAATGATCCCATCGCTTTTGGCTTTTTAGGGGTCATGCAAGATTTAAAAATTAATATACCGATCTTATCCATCAATGGCGATTCTTACGGGGAAGTGACGACCCCACAACTGACTAGTGTTGATGTGAAAACTGAAGAAATTGGTCAGGTGGCAGTGGAAAGATTATTAGAGCGTTTGAAGGAACCTCAACGTCCTTACCAAAAAGTTTTAATTCAACCACAAATGCTCCTTCGACAAAGTCATTTGCCCTAG
- a CDS encoding bifunctional UDP-sugar hydrolase/5'-nucleotidase, translated as MKLTLLAMSDVHGHFSTQSFQARNKKTANGLSRFASVLKAKRRQEEHLLYLESGDMIQGSPLTNYEESHHDYAKISSQVYNYVQPDVWTLGNHEFNFGLDYLKKSISHMPDSLALANVISDGEVFCHKPYRIFQCEDIRIGVLGLVTQYIPHWEKEENIEGLEFKSALETAQYYIPLMKESEHCDLIFIIYHGGFECNLETGQPEEDLTGENEGYALLTSGLPIDAFFTGHQHREIATVWQGIPIIQPGFRAQKYGEVILEVDKGADGRLNKKLVSCQLHSLADQPADQGLEELLAEDNEKIQNWLDQPLGHLNRPALVDNFFEAQVEGNPYFALTNKIQMEAAGTDISASSVFNLDVYGLKQEVTIRDLVINYPFPNGLCRIKLSGKELRENLEKNAEYFALDHQGNLVISEDYLNPKVEVYNYDIYSGIDYTIDVSKDRGQRIVQLDYQGQAVEEDDELYLAINQYRMAGGGNFPHFSRDKVLEELPTDIPNLIINYLANHDIVEVPENDNYQVIGYQSISDDI; from the coding sequence ATGAAATTAACTTTACTCGCCATGAGTGACGTTCATGGACATTTTTCAACCCAAAGTTTTCAAGCAAGGAATAAAAAGACGGCTAACGGTCTATCCCGTTTTGCCAGTGTTTTAAAGGCCAAGCGTCGCCAGGAAGAGCATCTCCTGTATCTGGAAAGTGGGGATATGATTCAGGGCTCGCCCTTGACCAATTATGAGGAAAGCCATCATGACTATGCCAAGATATCCAGCCAGGTCTATAATTATGTGCAGCCTGATGTCTGGACCCTGGGTAACCATGAATTTAATTTTGGCTTAGATTATTTAAAGAAATCCATTAGCCATATGCCTGATTCCCTGGCTTTGGCTAACGTGATTTCAGATGGAGAGGTCTTTTGCCATAAGCCCTATCGGATTTTTCAATGTGAAGATATTCGAATTGGGGTCCTGGGATTGGTTACCCAGTATATTCCTCATTGGGAGAAGGAAGAGAATATTGAGGGCTTAGAATTTAAGTCCGCCCTGGAGACGGCCCAATACTATATCCCATTGATGAAAGAAAGCGAACACTGTGATCTTATTTTTATTATCTATCATGGGGGCTTTGAATGTAATTTGGAGACCGGCCAACCGGAAGAGGACTTAACCGGAGAAAATGAAGGCTATGCCCTATTAACCAGTGGCTTGCCGATTGATGCCTTCTTTACCGGGCACCAACACCGTGAGATTGCGACCGTATGGCAGGGGATACCCATCATTCAGCCGGGTTTTCGGGCGCAAAAATATGGCGAAGTCATTTTAGAAGTTGATAAAGGAGCAGATGGCAGGCTGAATAAAAAGCTAGTAAGCTGCCAATTGCACTCGCTTGCTGACCAGCCGGCTGACCAAGGCTTAGAAGAATTACTGGCAGAGGATAATGAAAAGATTCAAAATTGGTTAGATCAGCCACTTGGCCACTTGAATCGACCCGCCTTAGTGGATAATTTCTTTGAGGCTCAAGTTGAGGGCAATCCTTATTTTGCCTTGACCAATAAAATTCAGATGGAAGCCGCAGGAACTGATATTTCAGCCTCTTCAGTTTTTAATTTGGACGTCTACGGCTTAAAGCAAGAAGTGACCATACGTGATTTGGTGATTAATTATCCTTTCCCTAATGGCTTGTGTCGAATTAAGCTAAGCGGTAAAGAACTGAGAGAAAACTTAGAGAAAAATGCGGAGTACTTTGCCTTAGATCACCAAGGCAACTTGGTAATTAGTGAGGATTACCTCAATCCTAAGGTAGAAGTTTATAACTATGATATTTATTCGGGGATTGACTACACGATTGATGTGTCTAAAGACCGAGGCCAGCGGATTGTTCAACTAGACTATCAGGGCCAAGCGGTTGAAGAAGATGATGAATTGTACCTAGCCATTAACCAATATCGGATGGCGGGAGGCGGTAACTTCCCACATTTCTCCAGAGATAAGGTCCTAGAAGAACTGCCAACCGATATTCCCAACTTAATCATCAATTATCTAGCCAACCATGATATTGTTGAAGTGCCAGAAAACGACAATTATCAGGTGATTGGTTATCAAAGTATAAGTGACGATATTTAA
- the phnE gene encoding phosphonate ABC transporter, permease protein PhnE: protein MTDSIKTVLDKEPNYRAIQGVITVVVLLILFWSSSVIDFSNYSQDGWAVAGEIISGVLHPDMSMLTDFSSSGLWYLLFETVCIAFVGTLIGGIISLPLAFLSSSNVVPAWLAAIFRVVIMMLRTVPAIVYGLMFIRVTGPGPAAGVLTMTFTSIGMLTKLFSETIADLNTDILEAFQAMGTTTMDQIMFGIIPQLSASFLSTLIYRFDMNIRDATTLGLVGAGGIGAPLLFAINSYRWNQVGAILIALILLVFLVEAISTRLRQYLAYGHF, encoded by the coding sequence GTGACAGATTCAATTAAAACCGTATTGGATAAAGAGCCGAATTATCGAGCAATTCAAGGAGTTATTACTGTAGTTGTTCTGCTGATATTATTTTGGTCATCCAGTGTGATTGATTTTTCTAATTATAGTCAGGATGGTTGGGCTGTAGCTGGAGAAATTATTTCTGGCGTCCTCCATCCTGATATGAGTATGCTGACTGATTTTTCTTCTAGTGGTTTATGGTACTTATTATTTGAAACCGTCTGTATCGCCTTTGTTGGGACCTTAATTGGTGGTATCATATCCTTACCTTTAGCTTTTTTATCATCCAGTAATGTGGTTCCCGCTTGGTTAGCAGCAATATTTCGAGTTGTTATTATGATGCTTCGGACCGTTCCAGCTATTGTCTATGGATTGATGTTCATTCGGGTAACTGGTCCAGGGCCTGCTGCTGGGGTCTTAACCATGACCTTTACCTCGATTGGGATGTTAACTAAGCTCTTTTCAGAAACCATTGCCGATTTAAATACCGATATTTTAGAAGCCTTTCAAGCGATGGGAACGACCACCATGGATCAAATCATGTTCGGTATTATTCCTCAGTTATCGGCTAGTTTCTTATCGACCTTAATTTACCGTTTCGATATGAATATTCGAGATGCAACGACCCTAGGTTTAGTTGGTGCTGGTGGGATCGGGGCCCCCCTACTATTTGCGATTAACTCTTATCGCTGGAACCAAGTCGGAGCGATTTTAATTGCTTTAATATTACTTGTTTTCTTAGTTGAGGCGATTTCAACCAGACTACGTCAATACCTCGCCTATGGTCATTTTTAG
- the phnE gene encoding phosphonate ABC transporter, permease protein PhnE — MFKRNEYQLASGKVFKEKRSWTPVILLVLAVALYVALQVTEFDFADIIKRGHQLTTIVAQLFQPDWSYLSDVIQPLMDTIKMSLFGSFAGAAVALPFAFLASSNMVHFAPVNWLVKVLFTIIRTIPTLVSALIATYLFGLGTLAGTVAIFLFSFSYVGKLLYEEIETTDLGAFEAMIAMGYTRPFAFLKGVIPNIMPFYLSTALFNFEGNVRYASILGYVGAGGLGLLINENIGWRDYEKVGTILFVLLITVFIIENLSRYIRRKIS, encoded by the coding sequence GTGTTTAAACGAAACGAATATCAACTGGCTTCTGGGAAGGTATTTAAAGAGAAACGATCATGGACGCCAGTGATTTTATTAGTTTTAGCGGTTGCTCTATATGTTGCTTTGCAGGTGACCGAGTTTGATTTCGCTGACATTATCAAACGAGGCCATCAATTAACCACCATTGTTGCCCAGCTCTTTCAACCAGATTGGTCTTACCTCTCTGACGTCATTCAACCTTTGATGGATACTATTAAGATGTCACTATTTGGTTCCTTTGCCGGGGCAGCAGTTGCCTTACCATTTGCTTTTCTAGCGTCATCCAATATGGTCCATTTTGCGCCAGTAAACTGGTTAGTCAAGGTGCTGTTTACGATTATTCGTACCATTCCAACCTTAGTATCAGCTTTAATAGCTACTTATCTTTTTGGCCTAGGCACCTTAGCAGGTACTGTAGCTATTTTCCTGTTTTCATTTTCCTATGTGGGTAAGCTCTTATATGAAGAGATTGAAACAACTGATTTAGGAGCTTTTGAGGCCATGATTGCTATGGGATATACTCGTCCTTTTGCTTTTTTAAAAGGTGTTATCCCTAATATTATGCCTTTCTATCTGTCTACCGCACTCTTTAACTTTGAAGGGAATGTGCGCTATGCATCGATCTTAGGTTATGTGGGTGCTGGTGGTTTAGGTTTACTCATTAATGAAAATATTGGTTGGCGCGATTATGAAAAGGTAGGAACAATTCTCTTTGTTCTATTAATAACCGTTTTCATCATCGAAAACTTAAGCCGTTATATTCGGCGCAAGATTAGTTAG
- the phnC gene encoding phosphonate ABC transporter ATP-binding protein: protein MIQFEHVDKVYEGGLKALDDINLDIPNGRFVAIVGKSGAGKSTLIRTINKMHDINGGKLTVNDMDVSALEGSQLRKFRRNIGMVFQSFNLVEKTTVLNNVLTAFLPDLAWYQKVFSLYTEEQKVKALEALESVDILDKAYDRVDQLSGGQKQRVALARTLVQEPSIILADEPVASLDPISSKQVMDYFKTINQSQDITILINIHDVDMALDYADSVIGINSGKIVYYGPSSEVTQEILDTIYKKS, encoded by the coding sequence ATGATTCAATTTGAACATGTGGATAAGGTTTATGAAGGTGGCTTAAAAGCATTAGATGATATTAATTTAGACATTCCCAATGGACGTTTTGTAGCGATTGTAGGTAAATCCGGAGCGGGAAAATCAACCTTAATTAGAACCATTAATAAAATGCATGATATTAATGGTGGGAAACTAACTGTTAACGATATGGATGTTTCTGCTCTAGAAGGAAGTCAATTAAGAAAATTCCGGAGAAATATTGGGATGGTCTTTCAATCCTTTAATCTAGTTGAAAAGACCACGGTTCTTAACAACGTATTGACTGCCTTTTTGCCAGATTTGGCCTGGTATCAGAAAGTCTTTTCCTTATATACTGAAGAGCAAAAAGTCAAGGCTCTTGAAGCACTTGAGAGTGTTGATATCCTCGACAAGGCTTATGATCGTGTTGACCAATTATCTGGTGGTCAAAAGCAACGGGTGGCCTTAGCACGCACCTTGGTTCAGGAACCATCGATTATATTAGCCGATGAACCGGTAGCGAGTCTGGACCCGATTTCATCCAAGCAGGTTATGGATTACTTTAAAACGATTAACCAAAGCCAAGATATTACGATTTTAATTAATATTCATGATGTCGATATGGCCCTGGACTATGCGGATAGTGTGATTGGAATTAACTCAGGAAAGATTGTTTATTACGGCCCCAGTAGCGAGGTTACTCAAGAGATTTTAGATACAATTTACAAGAAGTCTTAG
- a CDS encoding phosphate/phosphite/phosphonate ABC transporter substrate-binding protein: MSIKKWLLSGLSLMTAFGLAACGNEGGESGDSAEASNHIDTLSVEFVPSRDPEEIITVTDPLKDILKEELEKQGFTVDNVDINVGTSYEATGEALEAGTTDVGFIPGGTYVLYEEGIEPILTATRGGLSVTGENPQDWNKEPVTKVDDQVTYYHGLILAGPSEKGQELAEKVNNGEELTWEDLNSANWSVMGTSSPAGYIYPSLWLQDHFDKNITDLDHAVQSDSYASAFARLASGQVDVMVTYADARLDNQDKWQEQFGGSDEIWEDVQVIGVTKPMMNDTISVSKNSENMTPELAEALQEAFINIAQTDEGKEIIAVYTHEGYEKAEPSDYDTEREAQKLVQEMN, translated from the coding sequence ATGAGTATCAAGAAATGGCTATTGAGTGGTTTAAGTTTAATGACCGCTTTTGGTTTGGCAGCTTGTGGTAATGAAGGTGGAGAAAGCGGGGATTCAGCTGAGGCAAGTAATCATATCGATACTTTATCAGTAGAATTCGTTCCTTCTCGTGACCCAGAAGAAATTATTACTGTTACTGATCCTTTGAAAGATATTTTGAAGGAAGAGTTGGAAAAACAAGGTTTTACTGTTGATAACGTCGATATCAATGTTGGAACCAGTTATGAAGCGACTGGAGAAGCTTTAGAGGCGGGAACCACTGATGTTGGTTTTATTCCAGGCGGTACCTATGTCCTTTATGAAGAAGGAATCGAACCAATTTTAACAGCTACTCGTGGCGGGTTATCTGTTACCGGTGAAAACCCTCAAGATTGGAATAAGGAACCTGTTACTAAAGTAGACGACCAAGTCACTTATTACCATGGCTTAATCTTAGCTGGACCAAGTGAAAAGGGACAAGAATTAGCTGAAAAAGTTAATAACGGTGAAGAATTAACATGGGAAGACCTCAATTCAGCTAACTGGTCAGTAATGGGAACTTCTTCTCCAGCGGGTTACATCTATCCATCACTTTGGTTACAAGATCATTTTGATAAGAATATCACTGATCTAGACCATGCCGTTCAATCGGACTCCTACGCTTCAGCTTTTGCTCGTTTAGCATCCGGTCAAGTTGATGTAATGGTTACTTATGCTGACGCCCGTTTAGATAATCAAGATAAATGGCAAGAACAATTTGGTGGTTCTGATGAAATCTGGGAAGACGTTCAAGTTATTGGTGTAACCAAGCCAATGATGAATGACACCATTTCAGTTTCTAAGAATTCTGAAAATATGACTCCTGAATTAGCCGAAGCCTTGCAAGAAGCTTTCATCAATATTGCTCAAACCGATGAAGGTAAAGAAATTATTGCGGTTTATACCCATGAAGGCTACGAAAAAGCAGAACCATCTGATTATGATACTGAGCGTGAAGCGCAAAAATTAGTGCAAGAAATGAATTAG